The Nitriliruptor alkaliphilus DSM 45188 genome includes a region encoding these proteins:
- a CDS encoding sulfotransferase family protein, which produces MGLVRQRSAGTLGTHPGFGHVRVVDVTLVPARHARRLARRIATERAGTENVGPALLVLATPRSGPRYRREGLTVETVADRRDRDRALARYGQDRTVRIVPLGPRDRVAVAPVQVTGTTENAEERPAIGPLFVGGTGRSGTWALGRLLGEHPDLVTIHTELRFHAQGRAFGRLLEGSLPPDRYAHEFLDRYYGLTAGDGTPKGLQLLASRWEVTQALTAFRRAAAEDLPSAMRALVHRLVDPYARGRRAAGWVETTPGNAAVADALTAVLPRAHVVHIVRDGRDVAASIASMPWGPSEPVAALDRWAAGLRAADAAFRRADPARVHVVRFEDLVVRDRDATLTNLLDRIGIEDRTHIRARFDAKLDPGRSNLGRWRRDAGADAQATIDARYRAILDELGDEGLACLPDPSVS; this is translated from the coding sequence ATGGGGCTGGTCCGTCAGCGGTCAGCGGGGACGCTCGGGACCCACCCCGGGTTCGGGCACGTCCGGGTCGTCGACGTCACGTTGGTGCCGGCCCGTCACGCGCGCCGCCTGGCGCGGCGGATCGCGACCGAACGAGCCGGGACGGAGAACGTCGGTCCGGCGCTGCTGGTACTGGCCACCCCGCGGTCGGGCCCGCGCTACCGACGGGAGGGTCTCACGGTCGAGACCGTCGCCGATCGCCGCGATCGGGATCGCGCCCTCGCCCGGTACGGCCAGGACCGCACGGTACGGATCGTGCCCCTCGGGCCGCGGGACCGCGTCGCCGTGGCCCCGGTGCAGGTCACCGGCACGACGGAGAACGCCGAGGAGCGGCCCGCCATCGGGCCGCTGTTCGTCGGTGGCACCGGCCGGAGCGGCACGTGGGCGCTCGGTCGCCTGCTCGGCGAGCACCCGGACCTGGTGACGATCCACACCGAGCTGCGGTTCCACGCGCAGGGACGGGCCTTCGGTCGCCTGCTGGAAGGCTCCCTGCCTCCGGACCGCTACGCCCACGAGTTCCTCGACCGCTACTACGGGCTCACCGCCGGGGACGGGACCCCGAAGGGCCTGCAGTTGCTGGCGTCCCGCTGGGAGGTGACGCAGGCGCTCACCGCCTTCCGGCGGGCTGCTGCTGAGGATCTCCCGTCGGCGATGCGCGCGCTCGTCCACCGGCTCGTCGACCCGTACGCGCGAGGGCGTCGTGCCGCCGGGTGGGTCGAGACCACCCCCGGGAACGCGGCGGTGGCGGATGCGCTCACGGCCGTGCTGCCCCGGGCTCACGTGGTGCACATCGTCCGCGACGGTCGCGACGTCGCCGCCTCCATCGCGTCCATGCCGTGGGGTCCGTCGGAGCCGGTCGCGGCGCTCGACCGGTGGGCGGCCGGCCTGCGGGCGGCCGACGCGGCGTTCCGCCGCGCGGATCCAGCCCGGGTGCACGTGGTCCGCTTCGAGGACCTCGTGGTCCGCGATCGCGACGCGACGCTCACCAACCTGCTCGACCGGATCGGGATCGAGGACCGGACACACATCCGCGCGCGCTTCGACGCCAAGCTCGACCCGGGTCGCAGCAACCTCGGGCGCTGGCGTCGTGACGCGGGTGCCGATGCCCAGGCGACGATCGACGCGCGCTACCGCGCCATCCTCGATGAGCTCGGTGACGAGGGCCTCGCCTGCCTGCCGGACCCGTCGGTCAGCTGA
- the purE gene encoding 5-(carboxyamino)imidazole ribonucleotide mutase, which translates to MSDPLVGILVESKTDLPVMEQASRQLEDLGIAHTVDVMSAHRNPDAVREFASGAASAGYEVIIAGAGRAAHLPGVVAAHTPLPVIGVPCLSDHLGGADALYSMVQMPLGVPVATVGLDSARNAAILAAQILAAGDPDIAAKVRELREERSQKDREHREVLTRDGDTGGFGFQAPR; encoded by the coding sequence GTGAGTGACCCCCTGGTCGGCATCCTGGTGGAGTCGAAGACGGACCTGCCGGTGATGGAGCAGGCGTCGAGGCAGCTCGAGGACCTCGGGATCGCGCACACGGTCGACGTGATGTCGGCCCACCGCAACCCCGACGCGGTCCGCGAGTTCGCCTCCGGCGCGGCGTCCGCCGGCTACGAGGTGATCATCGCCGGCGCCGGCCGCGCCGCCCACCTGCCCGGGGTCGTCGCCGCCCACACGCCGCTGCCGGTCATCGGCGTGCCGTGCCTGTCGGACCACCTCGGTGGCGCCGATGCGCTGTACTCCATGGTGCAGATGCCGCTCGGGGTGCCGGTCGCGACGGTCGGTCTCGACAGCGCCCGCAACGCCGCCATCCTCGCGGCGCAGATCCTCGCGGCGGGGGACCCGGACATCGCCGCGAAGGTCCGCGAGCTGCGCGAGGAACGGTCGCAGAAGGACAGGGAGCACCGCGAGGTCCTCACCCGCGACGGCGACACCGGTGGCTTCGGGTTCCAGGCGCCGCGCTGA